Within Parabacteroides pacaensis, the genomic segment GTGGCTTCATAATATGAGCATGTTGCGTCTGAAGAATGTCGAGTTAGGATACAGCTTCTCCAAAGAGAAACTATTACCCAGCTTTATCAAGAGTGCCCGTATTTTCATTGCAGGCTCCAACTTATTGCAATTCTCCAACTTCGATATGTGGGATCCTGAAGTAGATACATCGAACGGACTACGTTACCCCATCATGAAATCCGTATCCGTCGGTTTCGACATTAACTTCTAAACAACTTAAAATGAATAAAAACATGAATGCTTTTAAATATATGATTCTAGCGGTAGGACTGCTTTCCCTACCCGCTTGTTCCGACTTTTTGGATAAAGCTCCGGATGATATGCTGACATTAGAAATGATTTTTAATGATAAAGTGCGTACCGAAGACTGGCTGGCAGGCCTTTATACCCGTATACCGGACCAATGGACGTTTGCCCGGCAAGAGGGTCCGTTCAGCGACGATATGGCTCCTTCCACCGGTTGGCTCAAATTCGGCTGGAACGCAATCGACAAACAAACCGGTAACTGGAGCCCCAGTGATGTGGACGTCTATGGCTATTGGGACGATATACCCAAGCGAGTTCGCTCTGCCCTGGTTTTCATTGAAAACGTAAAACCGAATGCAGCCCAGTTGGTTACCCAGCAAGAAGTAGACCTGATGAAACTGGAAGCCCGCTTTCTGATTGCCTACTATTATGCTTTGTTGGTAGAGAACTTTGGACCTGCTCCTTTCAACCCCGATAAAATCTTGCCGATCGATACGCCTAACTCCGAACTGGCGGTAACACAAGCACCGGTAGATTCTATTATCGATTGGGTGGACAAAGAATTACTAGAAGTATCCAAAGGATTGCCTGCCGTTTACACCGACACCAAAAAGTTCGGCCGCGCTACTTCTTTGATGTGTCTGGCGGTACGTGCCCGTCTGCTGCTCTTTGCCGCAAGTCCCCTGGTGAACGGCAACCCGGACTATAAAGGGCATGTAAATGCAGATGGAGTGGAGTTATTCAATTCTACCTACGATGCGTCCAAATGGGCGAAAGCTGCCAAAGCCAACAAGGAATTGATCGATGCAGCACATGCTGCCGGCAAAGCCTTGTTTAAAGAATATAATGACGACGGTAGCATCGATCCCTTTCAATCTTACCAATATATGTTGATGCGGAAAGAATCCGAAGGAAACAAAGAAATCCTCTTTGCCCGTCCGTCGTGGGATCACGGAAGTATGAATAACCACTGTACCCCCCGCGGATGTTCGGGGAACGGCGGATATGGCGTTACCCAATCCCTGGTAGATGCTTTCTTTATGGAAAACGGGCTTCCCCCCATCCTGGGGTATGAAAACGGAGACGTAG encodes:
- a CDS encoding RagB/SusD family nutrient uptake outer membrane protein, which codes for MNAFKYMILAVGLLSLPACSDFLDKAPDDMLTLEMIFNDKVRTEDWLAGLYTRIPDQWTFARQEGPFSDDMAPSTGWLKFGWNAIDKQTGNWSPSDVDVYGYWDDIPKRVRSALVFIENVKPNAAQLVTQQEVDLMKLEARFLIAYYYALLVENFGPAPFNPDKILPIDTPNSELAVTQAPVDSIIDWVDKELLEVSKGLPAVYTDTKKFGRATSLMCLAVRARLLLFAASPLVNGNPDYKGHVNADGVELFNSTYDASKWAKAAKANKELIDAAHAAGKALFKEYNDDGSIDPFQSYQYMLMRKESEGNKEILFARPSWDHGSMNNHCTPRGCSGNGGYGVTQSLVDAFFMENGLPPILGYENGDVGKPIINPKSGYVEKGFSTAPEIRNTKWIECQGNDEAHKGQVTLEGTYNMYCHREPRFYVSVLYNRAWYRTEDRTTRFLVGEWDGGITHDAPQNGYLMRKLVHPDHYSRDGVQPYRPSINYRLGEAYLNYAEALNESEPGNPDILKYLNLIRERAGVPQYGNGANMIPVPGSQEEMRDLIRRERRVELCCESGIRWLDIRRWKIGEETLNRDFYGMNYLGENLTDNDNDPLAFFKRTVYQTRSFTKKNYFNPVPQWELDKNPNLVQNPFWK